The following coding sequences lie in one Arachis stenosperma cultivar V10309 chromosome 5, arast.V10309.gnm1.PFL2, whole genome shotgun sequence genomic window:
- the LOC130983089 gene encoding uncharacterized protein LOC130983089 isoform X2, translated as MAPKMHWGLESSPRYFPWNNCFHHHHSKGKSPPSLQYGTKGGLHNGSSTDDQEGLSLKHIVFGIAGSSQLWTRRKEYVRLWWRPNDMRGHVWLDEQVLQQHGDDLLPPTMISEDISHFRYTNPTGHPSGLRISRIVKESFDLGLSNVRWFVLCDDDTIFNVDNLVDVLSKYDSSEMIYIGSPSESHSANSYFSHSMAFGGGGIAVSYPLAKALSEILDECIERYPKLYGSDDRLHACITELGIPLTWEHGFHQWDIRGDARGLLSSHPIAPFVSIHHVEAVNPFYPGLSSLDSLKLFTKAMRADPRSFLQRSICYDNSQHLTFSVSLGYGVQVLPNIVSPRELERSERTYSAWNGISQRNEFDFDARDPSRSICRKPVLFFLKDARKEGNATLGSYVRSGDKDDFKRRILCFPHIPPLRNVQEIQVVAHPLSKNWHLVPRRLCCRQTKSSKELLQISVGQCGKGA; from the exons atggcgccaaagatgcACTG GGGATTGGAAAGTAGCCCCCGCTATTTCCCTTGGAATAACTGCTTTCATCATCACCATTCAAAAGGAAAATCTCCACCTTCTCTACAATATGGAACCAAGGGAGGTCTTCACAATGGTAGCAGTACTGATGACCAGGAAGGCTTGTCACTTAAACATATTGTGTTTGGCATAGCAGGATCTTCTCAACTTTGGACACGACGAAAAGAATATGTCAGACTATGGTGGCGTCCCAATGACATGCGTGGGCATGTTTGGCTAGATGAACAAGTACTTCAACAACATGGAGATGATTTATTGCCCCCAACCATGATTTCTGAAGACATCTCACACTTTCGCTACACTAATCCCACTGGTCATCCTTCTGGTCTTCGGATTTCTCGCATTGTCAAAGAGAGCTTTGACCTTGGCCTCTCAAATGTGCGCTGGTTTGTCCTCTGTGATGACGATACCATCTTCAATGTGGATAACCTTGTGGATGTTCTCAGCAAGTATGATTCCTCTGAAATGATCTATATAGGAAGCCCCTCGGAGAGCCATTCAGCAAATTCATATTTTAGTCACTCAATGGCCTTTGGTGGTGGCGGAATTGCAGTAAGTTATCCTCTTGCAAAGGCACTTTCTGAGATTCTTGATGAATGCATAGAGAGGTATCCCAAACTCTATGGTAGTGATGACCGCTTACACGCCTGCATTACTGAGCTTGGAATTCCATTGACATGGGAGCATGGTTTTCACCAG TGGGACATAAGAGGTGATGCCCGTGGTCTGCTCTCCTCTCACCCGATAGCACCATTTGTGTctattcatcatgttgaagctGTTAATCCCTTTTACCCTGGCTTGAGCTCTTTGGATAGCCTGAAACTTTTTACAAAGGCCATGAGAGCAGATCCCAGAAGCTTCTTGCAGCGTTCAATATGTTACGACAATTCTCAGCATCTAACGTTCTCAGTTTCACTCGGTTATGGGGTTCAAGTCCTTCCTAACATTGTATCTCCCCGTGAGCTGGAGCGCTCGGAACGAACTTACTCTGCTTGGAATGGCATTAGTCAAAGGAATGAATTCGACTTTGATGCTAGGGACCCATCCAGATCCATTTGTAGAAAACCAGTTCTCTTCTTTCTCAAAGATGCTAGAAAAGAAGGTAATGCTACTTTGGGCTCATATGTTCGGAGTGGAGATAAAGACGATTTCAAAAGAAGAATTTTGTGCTTTCCTCACATCCCACCTTTGCGCAATGTGCAAGAGATCCAGGTAGTGGCGCATCCTTTGAGCAAGAATTGGCATCTG GTTCCACGTCGACTCTGTTGCAGGCAAACCAAATCAAGCAAAGAACTTCTCCAAATCTCAGTTGGGCAGTGTGGGAAGGGAGCTTGA
- the LOC130983089 gene encoding uncharacterized protein LOC130983089 isoform X1, whose translation MRIGVMVMMTQTLKTKMSSYDDHDKNLRLSTLPTVRPGSCQWRQRCTGTLVIAIAALLMSTTAWLSLVFSDATTCCFDRLRGLESSPRYFPWNNCFHHHHSKGKSPPSLQYGTKGGLHNGSSTDDQEGLSLKHIVFGIAGSSQLWTRRKEYVRLWWRPNDMRGHVWLDEQVLQQHGDDLLPPTMISEDISHFRYTNPTGHPSGLRISRIVKESFDLGLSNVRWFVLCDDDTIFNVDNLVDVLSKYDSSEMIYIGSPSESHSANSYFSHSMAFGGGGIAVSYPLAKALSEILDECIERYPKLYGSDDRLHACITELGIPLTWEHGFHQWDIRGDARGLLSSHPIAPFVSIHHVEAVNPFYPGLSSLDSLKLFTKAMRADPRSFLQRSICYDNSQHLTFSVSLGYGVQVLPNIVSPRELERSERTYSAWNGISQRNEFDFDARDPSRSICRKPVLFFLKDARKEGNATLGSYVRSGDKDDFKRRILCFPHIPPLRNVQEIQVVAHPLSKNWHLVPRRLCCRQTKSSKELLQISVGQCGKGA comes from the exons ATGCGCATAGGAGTGATGGTGATGATGACTCAAactttgaaaacaaaaatgtcaTCCTATGATGACCATGACAAGAATTTGCGCCTCTCTACCTTGCCCACTGTTAGACCTGGAAGCTGTcaatggcgccaaagatgcACTGGTACTTTGGTTATTGCAATTGCAGCACTTCTCATGTCTACCACTGCTTGGCTTTCCCTTGTCTTCTCTGATGCAACTACTTGTTGTTTTGATCGGTTAAGGGGATTGGAAAGTAGCCCCCGCTATTTCCCTTGGAATAACTGCTTTCATCATCACCATTCAAAAGGAAAATCTCCACCTTCTCTACAATATGGAACCAAGGGAGGTCTTCACAATGGTAGCAGTACTGATGACCAGGAAGGCTTGTCACTTAAACATATTGTGTTTGGCATAGCAGGATCTTCTCAACTTTGGACACGACGAAAAGAATATGTCAGACTATGGTGGCGTCCCAATGACATGCGTGGGCATGTTTGGCTAGATGAACAAGTACTTCAACAACATGGAGATGATTTATTGCCCCCAACCATGATTTCTGAAGACATCTCACACTTTCGCTACACTAATCCCACTGGTCATCCTTCTGGTCTTCGGATTTCTCGCATTGTCAAAGAGAGCTTTGACCTTGGCCTCTCAAATGTGCGCTGGTTTGTCCTCTGTGATGACGATACCATCTTCAATGTGGATAACCTTGTGGATGTTCTCAGCAAGTATGATTCCTCTGAAATGATCTATATAGGAAGCCCCTCGGAGAGCCATTCAGCAAATTCATATTTTAGTCACTCAATGGCCTTTGGTGGTGGCGGAATTGCAGTAAGTTATCCTCTTGCAAAGGCACTTTCTGAGATTCTTGATGAATGCATAGAGAGGTATCCCAAACTCTATGGTAGTGATGACCGCTTACACGCCTGCATTACTGAGCTTGGAATTCCATTGACATGGGAGCATGGTTTTCACCAG TGGGACATAAGAGGTGATGCCCGTGGTCTGCTCTCCTCTCACCCGATAGCACCATTTGTGTctattcatcatgttgaagctGTTAATCCCTTTTACCCTGGCTTGAGCTCTTTGGATAGCCTGAAACTTTTTACAAAGGCCATGAGAGCAGATCCCAGAAGCTTCTTGCAGCGTTCAATATGTTACGACAATTCTCAGCATCTAACGTTCTCAGTTTCACTCGGTTATGGGGTTCAAGTCCTTCCTAACATTGTATCTCCCCGTGAGCTGGAGCGCTCGGAACGAACTTACTCTGCTTGGAATGGCATTAGTCAAAGGAATGAATTCGACTTTGATGCTAGGGACCCATCCAGATCCATTTGTAGAAAACCAGTTCTCTTCTTTCTCAAAGATGCTAGAAAAGAAGGTAATGCTACTTTGGGCTCATATGTTCGGAGTGGAGATAAAGACGATTTCAAAAGAAGAATTTTGTGCTTTCCTCACATCCCACCTTTGCGCAATGTGCAAGAGATCCAGGTAGTGGCGCATCCTTTGAGCAAGAATTGGCATCTG GTTCCACGTCGACTCTGTTGCAGGCAAACCAAATCAAGCAAAGAACTTCTCCAAATCTCAGTTGGGCAGTGTGGGAAGGGAGCTTGA
- the LOC130982190 gene encoding uncharacterized protein LOC130982190 gives MSATAVVAAGSATTFTGTTIKNSKTVLTPTSLQGLSLHEAKRSLSHSFFVDNNKKATRRRLDITARTAGASKQIEVEVDKPLGLTLGQKPGGGVLITGIEGGGNAARAGLKVGDQVLYTSSFFGDELWPADKLGFTKTAIQAKPDSVYFVVSRGAEVDVKRLPKRPAPPAFGRKLTEAQKARATHICLDCGYIYTLQKPFEEQPDTYSCPQCQAPKKRFAKYDVNTGKAIGGNLPPIGVIIGLVAGVGAVGALLVYGLQ, from the exons ATGTCAGCAACAGCAGTGGTAGCAGCAGGCTCTGCCACCACCTTCACCGGCACAACCATCAAGAACTCCAAGACAGTTCTGACTCCAACATCCTTACAAGGCCTCTCACTTCACGAAGCCAAAAGGTCTCTCTCACACTCCTTCTTTGTTGATAACAACAAGAAGGCTACGAGAAGAAGACTTGACATCACTGCAAGAACTGCTGGCGCTTCAAAGCAGATTGAGGTTGAAGTTGACAAGCCACTCGGTCTCACCTTGGGCCAAAAGCCTGGTGGTGGTGTTCTCATCACT GGTATTGAAGGTGGTGGGAATGCAGCAAGAGCAGGGTTGAAGGTAGGGGATCAAGTTCTGTATACAAGTAGTTTCTTTGGAGATGAATTGTGGCCTGCAGATAAGCTTGGATTTACCAAAACTGCAATTCAAGCTAAGCCTGACTCTGTCTACTTTGTTGTCAGCAG AGGTGCTGAAGTAGATGTTAAGAGACTCCCAAAGCGGCCAGCTCCTCCTGCCTTTGGAAGAAAACTGACTGAGGCTCAAAAG GCTAGAGCTACTCACATTTGCCTCGATTGTGGATACATATACACCTTACAGAAACCATTCGAGGAGCAA CCGGACACATACAGTTGTCCGCAATGTCAAGCACCAAAGAAGAGGTTTGCAAAATATGATGTTAACACTGGAAAAGCCATTGGAGGAAACTTGCCTCCTATTGGAGTTATTATTGGGCTTGTTGCTGGTGTTGGTGCTGTTGGAGCTCTCCTTGTGTATGGTCTTCAGTGA
- the LOC130979558 gene encoding cyclin-B1-2-like — protein sequence MEEVQKSIAHQIGGVQNDALRFGLQGVKSDIVGSHPFQSAQESANRINEAMKKQCLVNLYGTAFPLKMDLDRQILSRFQRPPGVIPSSMLGLEAYTGSLDDFGFEDYLNDPRESETLRPLDMHHGMEVRLGLSKGPVCPSFM from the exons atgGAGGAAGTTCAAAAGAGCATAGCGCACCAAATCGGAGGGGTTCAAAACGACGCCCTTCGTTTTGGACTCCAAGGTGTCAAGAGCGACATCGTTGGTTCTCATCCTTTCCAATCTGCCCAGGAATCCGCCAATAGGATAAATGAAGCGATGAAGAAGCAATGCCTGGTCAATTTGTACGGAACTGCGTTTCCGCTGAAGATGGACCTTGACAGGCAAATTCTATCTCG ATTCCAGAGGCCTCCAGGAGTAATTCCTTCTTCCATGCTGGGTTTGGAGGCATATACAGGAAGTCTTGATGATTTTGGCTTTGAGGATTATCTAAATG ATCCCCGTGAATCAGAGACCTTGCGGCCATTGGACATGCATCATGGAATGGAAGTTCGCCTTGGTCTCTCTAAGGGGCCAGTCTGCCCTAGTTTTATGTAA
- the LOC130983090 gene encoding aspartic proteinase CDR1-like yields MANILCFNLCLFALYMLLYLTTFEAYNPGFSVQLIRKNSSYSPFSISNHFHKHKHRHLPFSRVPKKPLASGPVTRVISNNGDFLMKLSLGSPPVEIYGLIDTGSDLVWTQCIPCNNCYKQKNPMFEPQRSETYSSIPCDSEECNLVPGQTCSPQKLCGYSYGYADSSVTQGVLSRETTTFSSTNGDSTVVEGIVFGCGHKNTGTFNENDMGIIGLGGGPLSLVSQVGAKYGGRRFSQCLVPFHTDPNSSGTISFGEASDFSGEGVVTTPLVSAEGQTLYLVTLKGISVGDKFVPFDCSNEISKGNIMIDSGTPATYLPQEVYDQLVEELKMQINLRPILDDPDLGTQLCYKSETNLEGPILTAHFDGADVQLMPIQTFISPKDGVFCFAMAGANDGEYIFGNFAQANILIGFDLDKRTVSFKPADCTKQ; encoded by the coding sequence ATGGCAAACATTCTCTGCTTCAATTTGTGTTTATTTGCTTTGTATATGCTCTTATATCTAACAACATTTGAAGCTTACAATCCTGGCTTTAGTGTTCAACTAATCCGCAAGAACTCATCTTATTCTCCCTTCTCTATATCAAATCATTTTCATAAACATAAACATAGACATCTGCCATTTTCCCGGGTTCCCAAGAAACCACTTGCCTCAGGTCCCGTCACCAGAGTGATATCCAACAATGGTGACTTCCTCATGAAGCTTTCATTGGGATCACCCCCAGTGGAGATATATGGTTTGATTGACACAGGCAGTGACCTTGTGTGGACACAATGTATACCCTGCAACAACTGTTATAAGCAGAAAAATCCGATGTTCGAGCCGCAACGGTCGGAAACATACAGTTCCATTCCATGTGACTCAGAGGAGTGTAATTTAGTCCCTGGTCAGACGTGCTCTCCTCAGAAACTCTGTGGCTATAGCTATGGCTATGCAGATTCTTCAGTGACACAAGGGGTGCTTTCAAGGGAAACAACCACATTTAGTTCCACCAATGGAGATTCCACTGTTGTTGAAGGCATAGTATTTGGATGTGGACATAAGAACACTGGAACTTTCAATGAAAACGACATGGGAATAATTGGACTTGGAGGAGGGCCTCTATCACTTGTGTCACAAGTTGGTGCAAAATATGGGGGAAGAAGGTTCTCTCAGTGCTTGGTTCCTTTTCATACAGATCCTAACTCTTCAGGCACAATCAGTTTTGGTGAAGCCAGTGACTTTTCAGGTGAAGGAGTAGTCACAACTCCTTTGGTCTCTGCAGAAGGTCAAACCCTTTATTTGGTCACACTAAAAGGCATAAGTGTTGGAGACAAATTTGTGCCTTTTGATTGTTCAAATGAGATTTCCAAGGGGAATATAATGATTGATTCAGGCACACCAGCAACATACCTACCACAAGAAGTTTATGACCAATTGGTAGAGGAATTGAAGATGCAGATTAACCTGAGACCTATTCTGGATGATCCAGACTTAGGGACACAACTCTGTTATAAAAGTGAGACAAATCTTGAAGGGCCAATTTTGACTGCTCATTTTGATGGGGCAGATGTGCAATTGATGCCCATACAAACCTTCATTTCACCAAAAGATGGGGTATTTTGCTTTGCAATGGCTGGTGCAAATGATGGAGAATATATATTTGGCAATTTTGCACAAGCAAATATTTTGATTGGATTTGATCTAGACAAAAGGACTGTCTCCTTTAAGCCAGCTGATTGCACCAAACAGTAG